Proteins encoded together in one Salvelinus namaycush isolate Seneca chromosome 26, SaNama_1.0, whole genome shotgun sequence window:
- the cnih2 gene encoding protein cornichon homolog 2, giving the protein MAFTFAAFCYMLTLVLCAALIFFVIWQIIAFDELCTDFKNPIDQSNPTRARERILNIERICNLLRKLVVPEYSIHGLFCLMFMCAGEWVTLGLNIPLLFYHLWRFFHRPADGSEVMYDPVSVMNADILNYCQKESWCKLGFYLLSFFYYLYSMVYALVSF; this is encoded by the exons ATGGCTTTCACCTTCGCGGCCTTCTGCTACATGCTCACCTTAGTGCTGTGTGCCGCACTCATCTTCTTCGTCATCTGGCAG ATTATTGCGTTTGACGAGCTGTGCACAGACTTCAAGAACCCAATCGATCAGAGCAACCCCACCAGAGCG AGGGAAAGAATTCTGAATATTGAAAGAATATGCAACTTGCTGCGGAAG CTGGTGGTGCCAGAGTACTCCATCCATGGGCTGTTCTGCCTGATGTTCATGTGTGCTGGGGAGTGGGTCACCCTGGGCCTAAACATCCCCCTGCTCTTCTACCATCTCTGGAG GTTTTTCCATCGGCCGGCAGATGGGTCAGAGGTAATGTATGACCCTGTCAGTGTGATGAATGCAGACATCCTGAACTACTGTCAGAAGGAGTCCTGGTGTAAGCTGGGCTTCTACCTGCTCTCCTTCTTCTACTACCTGTACAG TATGGTCTATGCCTTGGTGAGTTTCTAA
- the LOC120021325 gene encoding ubiquinol-cytochrome-c reductase complex assembly factor 3, which produces MSGLRTVLVSTGFVGVVGIGYGMWSVITPGEERKREMLKNLPEANPLRMEETRKRNALMMQVLKEAAETDDNIARGLGPMRSQK; this is translated from the exons ATGAGTGGTCTACGCACTGTCCTGGTCTCTACTGGGTTTGTCGGTGTGGTAGGCATTGGATATGGAATGTGGTCAGTGATTACAccaggagaggaaaggaagagggaaaTGCTCAAG AATCTACCCGAAGCTAACCCACTGAGAATGGAGGAGACAAGGAAGAGGAATGCCCTCATGATGCAGGTGCTGAAGGAAGCTGCAGAGACTGATGACAACATTGCGAGAGGATTGGGCCCTATGAGATCCCAGAAATAG
- the LOC120021495 gene encoding uncharacterized protein LOC120021495 → MKCFLFSISRPNTIGKAHDHYTARLWLTMQLFVRAQTLHTFQVSRLETVADIKAHIEALEGLSCDDQVVFLCGEPLQDDAVIGQSALEFSTLEVNPRLLGGKVHGSLARAGKVRGQTPKVDKQEKKKKKTGRAKRRIQYNRRFVNVVPTFGKKKGPNANS, encoded by the exons ATGAAATGCTTCCTGTTTTCCATTTCCAGGCCAAACACCATTGGCAAAGCACACGATCATTACACTGCGAGACTTTG GTTGACCATGCAGCTGTTTGTGCGTGCTCAGACTCTCCACACCTTTCAGGTGTCTCGATTAGAAACTGTCGCTGACATCAAG GCTCATATTGAGGCATTGGAGGGACTCTCCTGTGATGACCAGGTGGTTTTTCTGTGCGGGGAACCCCTGCAGGACGATGCTGTGATTGGCCAATCGGCACTGGAGTTCAGCACTCTTGAGGTTAACCCTCGACTGTTGGGAG GCAAAGTCCATGGCTCCTTGGCCAGAGCGGGGAAAGTCAGGGGACAGACTCCCAAG GTGGATAagcaggagaagaagaaaaagaagactGGTAGGGCTAAAAGGAGGATCCAGTATAATAGGCGCTTTGTGAATGTGGTACCGACATTTGGCAAGAAGAAGGGACCCAACGCCAACTCATAA